One stretch of Lysobacterales bacterium DNA includes these proteins:
- a CDS encoding TonB-dependent receptor, whose protein sequence is MLLQNRSPLALAIALSLCAALPVVAEDDKTDAAKAESEKAATMDTITVTARRREETLQEVPVAVTAFTEAALERMNVQDMGDLDAQVPNLTVYAARGSNSTVTAYIRGVGQSDPLWGVDPGVGVYLDDVYLARPQGALLDVIDIDRVEVLRGPQGTLYGKNTIGGAIKYVTKPLLPEFSSSTTVAVGTHSQLDLKTSLNLPLGSDAVVGRVSLASLNRDGFGENQRTGEQVSDKEILVARGTLGFYPSDAVSVVLSADWLDDQGGVRGARRLNAFNAADPAHTPALDDRYDVLNGMLNINDTGMNGASATINWNLSDAWWFKSVTAYRESDTDTYIDFDTLPNKIADVRAIYADDQLSQEFQFNYGGDDWQGVFGLYWFQGQAGGTVFNNFFNAIFGTTNGTVDTEALAVYGEGTFPISDTFSITAGLRYTDESKEADVLNQGYANASYSTPISTAADFHDTVDFKNVSPKISLDWQIDDDTLIYGLVSRGFKSGGFNIRANTAAVPASARPFDDESVTSFEIGSKQSFNDSSVFLNASLFHNQYKDIQLSVFSAYDSNGDGTDDAFFGDFTNAGKATVQGLELELQWLATERLSISGNAAWLDAEYDEFVTRGVDVSDAQIMTNAPKLSGALTLGYTWPVFGGELAARVTGSYQDKVYPTTDLSEVIAQPGYSLWGAGLVWRDDGPWAFSLQGSNLGDKEYRTTGYNIPVLGVLTGFYGSPRQITLAATYSFD, encoded by the coding sequence ATGCTGCTGCAGAATCGTTCACCGCTGGCCCTGGCGATCGCGCTGTCCTTGTGCGCGGCCTTGCCGGTCGTTGCCGAGGATGACAAGACCGACGCCGCGAAGGCCGAGTCGGAGAAAGCCGCGACCATGGACACCATCACCGTCACCGCGCGCCGCCGCGAGGAGACGCTGCAGGAAGTCCCGGTCGCGGTGACCGCATTCACCGAGGCCGCGCTCGAACGCATGAACGTGCAGGACATGGGCGATCTGGACGCGCAGGTGCCAAACCTCACGGTCTATGCCGCACGCGGTTCCAACTCGACGGTGACCGCCTACATCCGCGGCGTCGGCCAGTCCGATCCGCTGTGGGGCGTCGATCCCGGCGTCGGAGTCTATCTCGACGACGTCTATCTGGCGCGGCCGCAAGGCGCGCTGCTCGACGTCATCGACATCGATCGCGTCGAAGTGCTGCGCGGCCCCCAGGGCACGCTGTATGGCAAGAACACCATCGGCGGTGCGATCAAGTACGTGACCAAGCCGCTGCTGCCCGAGTTCTCGTCGAGCACCACCGTCGCGGTGGGCACGCACTCGCAGCTCGACCTCAAGACCAGCCTGAACCTGCCGCTCGGCTCCGACGCGGTGGTTGGGCGCGTCTCGCTGGCCTCGCTCAATCGCGATGGCTTCGGTGAGAACCAGCGGACTGGCGAACAGGTCAGCGACAAGGAAATCCTGGTTGCGCGCGGCACGCTCGGCTTCTATCCGAGCGATGCGGTCAGCGTGGTGCTCTCCGCCGACTGGCTCGATGACCAGGGCGGTGTGCGCGGCGCGCGGCGCCTGAATGCGTTCAATGCCGCCGACCCGGCCCACACGCCAGCGCTGGACGACCGCTACGACGTGCTGAACGGCATGCTCAACATCAACGACACCGGCATGAACGGCGCCTCGGCGACGATCAACTGGAACCTCTCCGATGCGTGGTGGTTCAAGTCGGTCACGGCGTATCGCGAGTCCGACACCGACACCTACATCGACTTCGACACGCTGCCCAACAAGATCGCCGACGTGCGCGCGATCTACGCCGACGACCAGCTCAGCCAGGAGTTCCAGTTCAACTACGGCGGCGACGACTGGCAGGGCGTGTTCGGTCTGTACTGGTTCCAGGGCCAGGCCGGCGGCACCGTGTTCAACAACTTCTTCAACGCCATCTTCGGCACCACCAACGGCACCGTCGATACCGAAGCGCTGGCGGTCTACGGCGAGGGCACCTTCCCGATTTCCGACACCTTCTCGATCACCGCCGGCCTGCGCTACACCGACGAGAGCAAGGAAGCCGACGTGCTCAACCAGGGCTACGCCAACGCCAGCTACAGCACGCCGATCTCGACCGCCGCCGACTTCCACGACACGGTCGACTTCAAGAACGTGTCGCCGAAGATTTCGCTCGACTGGCAGATCGATGACGACACCCTGATCTACGGCCTGGTCAGCCGCGGCTTCAAGAGCGGCGGCTTCAACATCCGCGCCAACACCGCGGCGGTGCCGGCTTCGGCGCGTCCATTCGACGACGAGTCGGTGACCAGCTTCGAGATCGGCAGCAAGCAGTCCTTCAACGACAGCAGCGTGTTCCTCAACGCTTCGCTGTTTCACAACCAGTACAAGGACATCCAGCTGTCGGTGTTCAGCGCTTACGACTCCAACGGTGACGGCACCGATGATGCCTTCTTCGGCGACTTCACCAACGCCGGCAAGGCCACCGTACAGGGCCTGGAGCTGGAGCTGCAGTGGCTGGCCACCGAGCGCCTGAGCATCAGCGGCAACGCCGCCTGGCTCGACGCCGAGTACGACGAGTTCGTCACCCGCGGTGTGGATGTTTCGGACGCGCAGATCATGACCAATGCGCCCAAACTCTCGGGTGCACTCACGCTTGGCTACACCTGGCCGGTGTTCGGCGGCGAGCTCGCGGCACGCGTCACCGGCAGCTATCAGGACAAGGTCTATCCGACCACTGACCTGAGCGAAGTCATCGCCCAGCCCGGCTACAGCCTGTGGGGTGCCGGCCTGGTCTGGCGAGACGACGGTCCGTGGGCGTTCTCGCTGCAGGGTTCGAATCTGGGCGACAAGGAATACCGCACCACCGGCTACAACATCCCGGTGCTCGGCGTGCTCACTGGGTTCTACGGTTCGCCGCGCCAGATCACCTTGGCGGCGACCTACAGCTTCGACTGA